A stretch of DNA from Glycine max cultivar Williams 82 chromosome 18, Glycine_max_v4.0, whole genome shotgun sequence:
GTCATAAGTATTTCAGTGTTCAGGGAAATTTGTCAAACCTTTAACTCCTGGTTTGGAtttgttctaattttatcctttcTTGTATAATATAAACATTTGAAATTAAAGATTGATAACAATATTCTCTTGGGAATAGAACCTAAATAGaatttcattttgtattttaaataggAGCCACTTGGTGGTGCACATGCAGATCCAGAGTGGACCTCTCAACAGATAAAAAAGGCTATCAAAGAAACCATGGATGTAAGTTTTGCAGGCAGCAAGTGTTCTACTGAAAACAAATATGTTAACGCATGTGTTAACTTTGGAACTTTCTCTTGTCCATTATGTAGGAGCTCATGAAGATGAACACAGAAGAACTGTTAAAACATCGCATGCTTAAGTTCAGAAAGATTGGTGGATTCCAGGAAGGTATTCCTATAGATCCTAAGAGAAAAGCCAACATGAAGAAGAGGGATCTATCTATTGCTAAGATTCCTGATGCTGAACTAGAAGTTGAGGTTGAGAAACTGAAGCAACAGGTTTTGGAAGCTAAGGAATCTTCTCCTGTTCCTCCAAAACTAGATCTGGATGAGATGCTAAAGCAACTGGCAAGGGAGGTCGATCTAGAATACTCTGAGGCAGTTAAAGCCACGGGCTTGACAGACAGTTTGTTGAAACTAAGGGAGGAAGTTTCGAAAGCAAATGCAGATAATCAAATTGTTGATCCATTGCTGGAGGGTAAGATAGAAAAGCTAAGGGTGGAGTTTGAACAGCAATTGCGTGCAGCTCCCAATTATGGTAGGCTGCAGAATAAGCTTAACTATCTGAGCGAATTATGTAAAGTAAAGCTTCTGTCAGATGGAAAGAAGGACAATGAGGCTGTCACATTTAAGCaagagttgaagaaaaaaattgataatgcCTTGAGTGATCCAAAAATAAGggagacatttgaagcattaaAGGCTGAAATTAAAGGTGTTGGTGCATCCTCAGCAAGTGATTTGGATGACGAGTTgaagaagaaaatcattgagTTTATCAAAGAagtaaaagaagtaaaagaagtaaaagaggtaatagaaaatcaaattgaaagttTGGTAAACTCGTCGGATGATATTAAGAGCAAGATACTGCAATTGAAATTGGAGGTTCCTAAGGCTGGAGAGACGCCTGATTCAGAACCAAAGAATAGAATTGGTGCTCTGGTGCAACTAATTAAGCCGAGCCTAGTGGAGGCCGTTGACTCGTCTGGCTTAAAAGATCTGTTTGAAAATCTGGTGTCTAATGATGGAAGTTTGACACATGAAGATCCAGCTAGAGACAGTCTCACCGATGACCAGTAGAGGGTGAAAGTTGGTGCAAACTGCACCATTTCTTAATGTGAGTTCATCTAAACTACACAAAATATTCTGTCAGTGTGTTTTCTGAATCGTTAAAGTGTTCTATGGagcatttttatttgttgtgtttTGCCATTAAAAGTTGTACTTGTTGGTCCTAAGTTGAAACCTACATCTTGCCATGCAAAAATAAAGGATATTTTTAACTTCTAAGGTGATCTCAtgtgattttgaattaaaaatcatatcagGGAATTAATGAGGTTGGATTTATgtgtatattttctttatacttcatttgaattgaaaatttatCCCTTATCAACAAACTGCAGAAATGCTGCTCATATGGTGCTGGCTGCAACAAGTTAATGAATGGAATAGTGAAAACTGCACCAGTGTGAGTGATCTTGATACATTACCATATCAGCTGGTTGTACATCATCTAGAATTATGGCCATACTTCTTAGGGACAAGTTTTGGTAATTTTAAGGAGATACCGTGTTAATGgtgactaatatttttttctgtaaTCTTCAAATAGAGGACCAGAAGGGGgaataaaattgaaaaccatGTTGTCTTTGTTTGAGTCACAATGTTgcagttatattttgaatgattttttatgttttcttttcttttcatgttcattttggtcttttttaatcatttaaaatgttcaatttttCCCTAAATAGACTTAGATGAACATTGTATAAATTGTTGAGTTTGAGGAACCGAGTAATAATATGACGCTTGGTACTGTAATGTTATTTGCAAGAATGATTAGTCTTACTTTTTGGTTTCGGAGGGAAGGGGGTGACAATGTTGCCCTGCTTGTTTATTTGCTTAAATATTGTAGTTGGTGTGGACTTTTATCCACCTGCAGTTATAACAAATTCATGATGACAGCTAACTATTTATAAttggtttaaatatatatatttttttattttggtccgtataaaatatcttttgaaaatagttcttgtaaaattcttttttggttcttgtaaaatgtgtttttttttaactgtacAAAAGGTGTTGTGTGATTATGTAACCGATCTCACAAGTGGGATAAAACTTTGATATTGTTGTTATTGGtactatgttttttttccttttaatgtatagattatttacttttaattcctattaaatatttttaaaaggattaattcaaaatgaataaaatattataggaactaaaactgaaaatgaatatattacaaggataaaaaaatagtaaaatcaaaaccaaaaatagGTATTTTACAAGGagcatttcaaaaaaaattatcaggatgaaaactaaaaaagtgGTATATATTGGAATATAAACGTATTTAAGCTCTtgtaatatttttgaattttcgtTAATACAGatttattaatagtttttttactgCACGGATTTATTAACATGAAATTAATAACtagtttttttaagtaaatatacGTTAAAGGTTAAACTCTTTCTTATCGaaagtttaaattaaatacaCAACTATTAAACACACTTATCACATCATAGTTGCTATATATTCTGGTAAATAGATTGGGAATGCTAATACGTGATGTAATCAAGCAAATACTTTATTCCCCTTGCCCCGATTAAAGCAAATTTTAAAGTTGAGAATTTTGTGACATAAATGATTAGGAAAGATGTATAAAATGTTtcaattagtaattaatttgtCAAACGCCAACAAAATGTCAAGTTTAGAAAACTTGTTCCTTCTTTCAAAAGGCTTAaagatgaataataatatttaaacagTGTTTGGTTTTCTGTTCAAATGTTTCAAATGGACGACTACTTCAAAttacttttaagttttttaatagttaactgcaatttctaaaaaaattacatctttCTTTAGGTGGTTTCTACCATAAAAAAGCATATCAAGTGATTCACCTatgaccaaataaaaaaaaaactgatatcTCATCTATATCACTATATTTTATGGCTATATCAAGTATGTTTATAAACCAGCGAAATTGTAAATCACCCATAAGTGAATTGGTTCAagtgaaattgaatttgatcttttaagttttaaatttaaatcttatagaTAGAGTAATCggcaaagtaaaaaaatattttatatcaataatatgaaataattatatcCAAATCTCAAAGttataaacaataataacaagTGAACATTATTAAATGACACCATTGAATTCACAAAAATATCAATgtctcctttttttaaaaaaaaaaacatgtcctTGTGATTTGTTAGTCCCATCTCCCAATTCCCACTTCCTAGCACCTACccataactaaaattacaatattttcttataaagcTTTTTTATTCTTGCTCTTTGTAATTGTAAGGATACGTCCCATAGCCATCAGACTTTGCCGGTTGCTTCTGTTCTCTTGATGTTCTCTGTATTTCTTTCTCTCAATTCACAGCACCACAACATTTCATTATGAAGCATGTAGTATTTTTCATAGGCAACTGATAGAGTTTAATTTGAGAGGAAGGTGGTGCAAAATGTGCATGTATCATGCAATATAAATTGATATGGAAGCGTGTGCTATTTAGAGTCCTTTGATATTTAGCTTGAATTACATGTTTGTCCTCAAAATATTGAAGAGTAACTTAATAGTCAAATATGATCTTTTTTCTGCTACTAATTTTAGTTTCACAAAGAGATAGATCATAGATAAGGattgaaaacattttttcaaaaatattacaGACTACACTACAAATTGCAGTAGTAAAGGCATCATGATGATTAATCCAAACTGTCAGATTTGCATATAACACAAATAACATACTATGATAGGGACCTTCTCATCATACAATCAATGAAATACCAATCCTTAAATTATTGATACGTCCCattgataaaaatatcaaacatttaatttatctttgtCAGAAACAAATTAATTGTACTTTAATTTATTGCCTAATACAGTATCTTACACTATCTTCACGTATGTTAAAGATACACAAAAGCGGAGTATTTTGAAGAAGGGTATAACTTAGACCTAAAGTACGTATATATGTTATTATCCAATTAAAATCgttatttcatttaaataataattgtcaattatatcaagaagaaaattaaggttttaaatttccttcataattacattttgatCACATTTCTAGATACCACtaaaaattcaatcaataaaTGGAGACCTCAATAAATGGAGACCGTAAAAATCTTTGGGGTTACCGCTAAAACCTACGAGTGTTTGAATACCCTAAAAGTCATGGTGACTTCTTTAAAACaacgttttaaaaaaaatatgattttttttcccagTAAGAATGTGTTGTTTCATATTCACAGTAAAATGAAGTTGATTTTGTTTCGTATTCATAGTAAAATTGAAGTTGATTTTCCCTCCTCTCCCCACTGCCACCCAAGATTGGAGTATAATTGAAGTTGATTTTCATAATAACAGCTTTAATTTGGATGTATTTGCGAACCAATTAAGTGCAGGAACCCTCACATTGCTTTAACTTTCGTGAACGCTTTTCCCTAACGTGGATTTCAACCTTAACCAAACCCACAAAACCTTGATGAGAATAGCATTTCTCAATTTGAATGAAAAACAACTgcaagagttttttttaatccatcTTTTGCCATCTGAAGCATGTCATGAAATACTCAGCTATAAGCAACACAGATCAAtataaaacgaaaaaaaaaaacttaaatatattttttatccataataaatatctaattttgtatttgttgtctaataaatttttattttacgatgagtttctaataaaacaataattttatcttaacacttatttttaattcctaatatattaataaattttatgtttttttcatgataaatatttttcatttgctGTTAATAcagactaaaacaaaatttgttcatttattaggaagcaaatacaaaattttctaatttatcagggagtaaaacaaaatatcaaggataaaaaatacgtattatttaattagaaattcaacgcaaaataaaaatttattagagaataaatacaaaaattagatatttattaaagattaaaaatatatttaagaaaaaatagaaaacatctTGACCTCACATTAAGCAAGTTGAGTTGCATTGCATGACCATCATCATTTTCACCTTGATCTCTTCCCACATTCCCAATTATAATCCAATAAGAGAAAATCATAACAAAAAATTCAATACAAGTAAGGAATAACAACTTTACTTTCCTTAAGATAATCCTCCCCAAACTTCTCCAAATACCACCTCCAGTTGACCCGGGCCCTGGGAAATAAGTTcacaaaagagtgttgctaggtgcacccagcaattaatGGGAAAAGTCATTTATGCCCttcagtaatttttttaaaaaaacagcaGTTTcttgcctctctctctctcccgctTCGCGtttcaacttcttcttcttcctcagagTTCTGCTTATTCTTCTTCAATCTTCTTCATTCATCTGCTTCTTCAATCTTCTTCATTCTCTGCTTCTTCAATCTTCTTCTTGTGCGCCGTCGCGGTTCCATCTTCTTCACTACTCTTGGCGTTTTTGCTTCTTGGCATCTTCTTCGCGTTTCTGCATAGGACGGTGGGTGTGGTTCTTCTCCGCGTTTTTGCTTCATCATGGACACTTAGCTTCTTCCTGGAGTTACGTTTCTCCTTCgcgttgcttcttcttcctccattgTTGTCGTCGATGGCAGAAACCGCCATTGGGAAGTTGCTGGGCTGTTTACAGATCACCTGATCCGTAAACTGTTTTTTAGTGTTTACGGATCAGGTGATCCataaatactaaaaaacaatttacggatcacttgatccgtaaaagtaccagtttcattttaattacttttaaatgaacttgaattattttgttttttgttgtttcaatatTGTTGAACTTTTTGGTAGACATACATATTAGTTAGGATGCTCCCCCTTAtatgatgaataaaataaaacacacatCAGTGGTTACATTTATGGGTCTATTTAGATAAACTTTTCTAAATATATtgattagcattttttttttatcagcaaagtaagatatatgtatatatatatatatatatatatatatatatatatatatattaataaaagagtaccagaggtactataaTTACAACGTGTTAGAAAAATCCTAGTGGATCCACATGTGATGCTACTTTCGGACTGATATGATccaccctaaaaaaaaaaaaatacatcatcaatacCCATTGGCATTGAATGATTAGCATGAATTACTTCATTTAAAAAACTCCAAGAGATAGGTAGTGCTTGTATGAAATTATCCAAATATTCCAAACCAAATATTGCTAGTAAAACTAGTCTCAttattacaaagataaaaatcacAACTAGAGTAAGCACGGGCACAAAGATGCCACCCCCACCAACACCTTCCACAGTCCTAAATGCTAATTCCTAGGAATCCTAGGAATCCAATCATATATTTTTGGTAAGTGTTATACTCTTAGGTAGCATTTGGTAAACATATTAGAACAGAAGTTACAAAATGGAACATAACCAATggtgaattataaaaatagaacaaaacacAATATTGTGTTGAGAAATGGTATATTTTGATTCTATTTCGTTTATCCACACACATCAAACACTATCTTAGCATTAATTCCTAATTTTTGTTTATCCACACACTTCAAACACATCAATCCTGGTTTGATTCTATTTCGTTTATCCACACACATCATTCCTTCATGAATCATTATCCGGTGGTCACACTACTAACTTCAATTTCAACGTTCACAAAATATTTAGGACTAGCATTATTAGCTTTTTATAGAATTggtcaacaaaaacatattggtCAATGTGGATTATTTCTAGATAGAATGCTATAAGGACAATCAATTAGTGTATATAGAAAACATTTAGAGAGAAAGTTTTATGAGGGTTAGGAGAACAATTAATCCAAATCCTATAATGATTGCAACTTTTACTAGTTGTTCTTATTTCTATTTCAGACTGAACATCAATATTgttctatatattaatatatattgttcTTAGATGGAATTGTCACAAGCAGTATAACAAGGAATGGTCCTAGTtgaaatttgagaaaatgaaatgagtgATTGATTTTGCGGTACTCATTTGCAAATCATGGTTAGGACCAGAGGATTAGGTCGTGCCTTAGGTCAGGTCACTCGCAGAGGTGTGGGCAGAGGAGATCATGATGATtccgatgatgctccacagcatCGACGACTTACTGCATCCGCACGGAGGCAGCGAGTCGCAGTGACTGCGGATCACGTCGATGAGCCAGTCATCCCTGACCCAGACGTTCAGGATGACCCGATGGAGGCACCAGCTGCTGTGGAGGACATTCCTGCGGACACAGGCGCAGAGGCGGTTGAGGATCAGCCTCAGGGATTTCCGAGTGGTCCGAGTGACCCATCTGTGCTGACAGCGTATGCGGATCACGTTGCTTGCAGCGTATGGACGGGAGAggtatttatactatttatttttagttacttgtaaattatactattagttttcctttaaatgataattttaacgaattttgcgttccttttatacttcaattcaggagcgtcctgaattgaagttatcCTCGCATGGGAGGAAGGTCCATAGTTTAGGCAGGCCTGTCCTTGCCATTGAGGGACTCATCGCTGGTACAGGACTAAGTCCTCTGATCGCGTGTTCGGTAGACACCGGCGATCGGGGACTTTTGTCTGCGTTTGTGGAGCGGTGGCATCGAGAGACATCTAGTTTCCATCTCCCAGTGGGTGAGCTCACCATCACATTGGACGACGTCTCCTCTCTTCTCCATCTTCCCATTATAGGCGAATTTCACGCATTTGAGCCCTTGCACGTGGATGATGCGGTTCAGATGCTGGTGGACTTGCTGATGGTGTCTCCAGAGTCTGCTAGGGCTGAGACAGTCCAGTGTCGCGGACCGTACGTACACCTGCAATAGGTACGTGATGTATATCAGCACCGATGCCAGGCAGGTCATTGGACAGCTGCGGCTCGTGCATATCTTCTTCACCTGTTGGGTTGCACtctgtttgctaacaagagtgcaaccaatgTCCATGTTGTCTACTTGGAGGCCCTTCGGGACCTCAGTATGACAGATAGGTACGCTTGGGGAGTGGCTGCTTTGGTTCATATGTACGACCAGCTGAACGATGCATCCCTGAGCCACAGTCGACAGCTTGGCGGTTACATCACACTGCTGCAggtaacaaatatgtttttcattcattcaggctaaacaatgttcaactttaaattttgttacactttcattattaatgtttataatttgaatGTTACATCTGTAGTGCTGGATTTACGAGCACTTTCCCTCAGTTGCGGAGTCCACCGCTGATCAGGACTACGACGAGGCTTCTCCGCGTGCGTGCAGGTGAATTGCGACGAAGAAGACCGTGAAGAGCATTTGCACGCTGTCGTATAGGGAGCGCCTGGACCGACTCCGGATTTTGGATGTCTGTTGGATCCCATATGGGGAGCATCGGGAGGT
This window harbors:
- the ACCA-1 gene encoding alpha-carboxyltransferase aCT-1 precursor, translating into MAASSASLSGASASDLLRSSTSGFNGVPLRTMGKGKLVLKRRNFTVAARLRKVKKHEYPWPPNPDPNVKGGVLSHLSLFKPLKEKPKPVTLDFERPLVDLQKKIIDVQKMANETGLDFSDQILSLETKYHQALKDLYTHLTPIQRVNIARHPNRPTFLDHVFNITEKFVELHGDRAGYDDPAIVTGLGTIDGRSYMFIGHQKGRNTKENIQRNFGMPTPHGYRKALRLMEYADHHGFPIVTFIDTPGAYADLKSEELGQGEAIAHNLRSMFGLKVPVISIVIGEGGSGGALAIGCANKLLMLENAVFYVASPEACAAILWKTAKASPKAAEKLKITATELCKLQIADGVIPEPLGGAHADPEWTSQQIKKAIKETMDELMKMNTEELLKHRMLKFRKIGGFQEGIPIDPKRKANMKKRDLSIAKIPDAELEVEVEKLKQQVLEAKESSPVPPKLDLDEMLKQLAREVDLEYSEAVKATGLTDSLLKLREEVSKANADNQIVDPLLEGKIEKLRVEFEQQLRAAPNYGRLQNKLNYLSELCKVKLLSDGKKDNEAVTFKQELKKKIDNALSDPKIRETFEALKAEIKGVGASSASDLDDELKKKIIEFIKEVKEVKEVKEVIENQIESLVNSSDDIKSKILQLKLEVPKAGETPDSEPKNRIGALVQLIKPSLVEAVDSSGLKDLFENLVSNDGSLTHEDPARDSLTDDQ